A window of Blastomonas sp. SL216 contains these coding sequences:
- a CDS encoding MFS transporter — MSPVRVGRLRWWIIGLVTVGTILNYLARSTLSVAAPTLKSEFAMSTEQYSWVVLAFQASYTVMQTVAGTVLDALGTRLGFFLFAIGWAFANMAHALATGWQSLAFFRTLLGATEAAAIPAGAKTVATWFPPRERSLATSLFQMGTSVGNMIAPPLVAFCILAWNWEAAFIVTGVLSLVWAGLWWFGYRDPADHPRLSQAERDLIEAGRADDVGAKPATKRDVLRSRSFWAIATPRFLSEPAWQTFNFFIPLYLVSAWNLDLKAIALWAWLPFLAADFGSLAAGLLPGWLMKRGAGLLASRKITMTIGALCMVGPACIGLATSPGMAIALFCVGGFAHQMLNGALITLCADVFDKKTVGTASGMAGTSAWIGGMLFTLLIGQSADTFGYNPLFVALAGLDLMAAIVLWGLLRDPGRGSRQAA; from the coding sequence ATGAGCCCAGTTCGTGTCGGACGCTTGCGCTGGTGGATTATCGGGCTCGTCACCGTGGGTACGATCCTGAACTACCTTGCGCGCTCGACGCTGTCGGTCGCGGCGCCGACGCTGAAGAGCGAATTTGCCATGTCGACCGAGCAGTATAGCTGGGTCGTGCTGGCTTTTCAGGCCAGCTATACGGTGATGCAGACGGTGGCGGGCACGGTGCTGGATGCGCTGGGCACGCGGCTGGGGTTCTTCCTGTTCGCGATCGGCTGGGCCTTTGCCAATATGGCGCATGCGCTGGCGACCGGCTGGCAGAGCCTGGCCTTTTTCCGCACCTTGTTGGGCGCGACCGAGGCAGCGGCGATCCCTGCCGGGGCCAAGACGGTGGCGACCTGGTTTCCGCCGCGCGAACGGTCGCTGGCGACCAGCCTGTTCCAGATGGGCACCAGCGTCGGCAACATGATCGCGCCGCCGCTGGTCGCCTTCTGCATCCTCGCCTGGAACTGGGAGGCAGCGTTCATCGTCACCGGCGTGCTCAGCCTGGTCTGGGCTGGGCTATGGTGGTTCGGCTATCGCGACCCTGCCGACCATCCCAGGCTGTCGCAGGCCGAGCGTGACCTGATCGAGGCGGGGCGGGCCGACGATGTCGGCGCGAAGCCCGCGACCAAGCGCGACGTGCTGCGCAGCCGGTCGTTCTGGGCGATCGCGACGCCGCGCTTCCTGTCCGAACCGGCGTGGCAGACGTTTAACTTCTTCATCCCGCTCTACCTGGTATCGGCGTGGAATCTCGACCTGAAGGCGATAGCGCTCTGGGCCTGGCTGCCGTTTCTGGCGGCGGATTTCGGCAGTCTTGCCGCCGGCCTGCTGCCCGGCTGGTTGATGAAGCGCGGGGCAGGGCTGCTCGCCAGCCGCAAGATCACGATGACCATCGGCGCGCTGTGCATGGTCGGCCCGGCATGCATTGGGCTGGCGACATCGCCCGGCATGGCGATCGCGCTGTTCTGTGTCGGCGGTTTTGCGCACCAGATGCTCAACGGCGCGCTGATCACGCTGTGCGCCGATGTGTTCGACAAGAAGACGGTGGGCACGGCAAGCGGCATGGCGGGCACGTCGGCCTGGATCGGCGGCATGCTGTTCACGCTGCTGATCGGGCAGAGCGCGGATACGTTCGGCTACAACCCGCTGTTCGTCGCGCTGGCCGGGCTGGACCTGATGGCAGCGATCGTGCTGTGGGGCCTGCTCAGGGATCCCGGTCGGGGATCGCGCCAGGCCGCATGA
- the manD gene encoding mannonate dehydratase, whose amino-acid sequence MKIQSAKVIVTCPGRNFVTLKIETDQGVHGIGDATLNGRELSVVSYLEDHVIPCLIGMDPQRIEDIWQYLYRGAYWRRGPVTMRAIAAVDMALWDIKAKMAGMPLYQLLGGRSRDGVMVYGHANGSDIAETVEAVGHYIDMGYKAIRAQTGVPGIKDAYGVGRGKLYYEPADASLPSVTGWDTRKALNYVPRLFEELRKTYGFDHHLLHDGHHRYTPQEAANLGKMLEPYQLFWLEDCTPAENQEAFKLVRQHTVTPLAVGEIFNTIWDCKDLIQNQLIDYIRATVVGAGGLTHLRRIADLASLYQVRTGCHGATDLSPVTMGCALHFDTWVPNFGIQEYMRHTEETDAVFPHDYRFDAAMMYCGETPGHGVDIDEALAAKYPYKPAYLPVARLEDGTMWNW is encoded by the coding sequence ATGAAGATACAATCGGCCAAGGTGATCGTGACGTGTCCCGGGCGCAATTTTGTAACGCTCAAGATCGAGACCGATCAGGGCGTCCATGGCATCGGCGACGCAACGCTGAATGGCCGCGAGCTTTCTGTCGTCTCCTATCTGGAAGACCATGTGATCCCCTGCCTGATCGGCATGGATCCGCAGCGGATCGAGGATATCTGGCAATATCTCTATCGCGGTGCCTATTGGCGGCGCGGCCCGGTGACGATGCGCGCGATCGCTGCGGTCGACATGGCGTTGTGGGACATCAAGGCCAAGATGGCGGGCATGCCGCTCTACCAGCTTCTGGGCGGGCGCAGCCGCGATGGCGTGATGGTCTATGGCCATGCCAATGGCAGCGACATTGCCGAAACGGTCGAGGCCGTGGGCCATTATATCGACATGGGATACAAGGCGATCCGCGCGCAGACCGGCGTTCCCGGCATCAAGGACGCCTATGGGGTCGGGCGCGGCAAGCTTTACTATGAACCCGCAGACGCCAGCCTGCCCTCGGTCACCGGATGGGATACGCGCAAGGCGCTGAACTATGTGCCCAGGCTGTTCGAGGAACTGCGCAAGACCTATGGTTTCGACCATCATCTGCTGCACGATGGCCATCACCGCTACACCCCGCAGGAAGCAGCGAATCTGGGCAAGATGCTGGAGCCCTATCAGCTGTTCTGGCTGGAGGATTGCACGCCTGCCGAAAACCAGGAAGCCTTCAAGCTGGTGCGCCAGCACACGGTGACCCCGCTCGCGGTAGGCGAAATCTTCAACACCATCTGGGACTGCAAGGACCTGATCCAGAACCAGCTGATCGACTATATCCGCGCGACCGTGGTCGGTGCGGGCGGACTGACGCATCTGCGCCGCATTGCCGATCTCGCGAGCCTGTATCAGGTGCGCACCGGCTGCCACGGCGCGACCGACCTGTCGCCCGTCACCATGGGCTGCGCGCTGCATTTCGATACCTGGGTGCCCAATTTCGGCATTCAGGAATATATGCGCCACACCGAAGAGACCGACGCGGTCTTCCCGCATGATTACCGCTTCGACGCAGCGATGATGTATTGCGGCGAAACGCCCGGCCATGGCGTCGATATCGACGAGGCGCTGGCGGCGAAATACCCCTATAAGCCGGCCTATCTGCCGGTCGCGCGGCTCGAAGACGGGACGATGTGGAACTGGTGA
- a CDS encoding sugar kinase, whose translation MRIVLIGEAMLELSRRGEAWRLGHGGDTLNTALHLARAGHDVAYMTALGSDPFSADLVKAWRGEGLDTGLVLRHPDRATGLYAISTDPHGERSFAYWRDTSAARAMFTLPGAERALEQAAQADMIAFSLITLAVLPREGREALHALARSVRQRGGQVAFDGNYRPRLWSDPGEARAERDHAIALATIGLPTLDDERLLSGEAEAAQVAAHWQRLGCGETVVKLGEQGCRLGDGTIIPPPQVLQPVDTSGAGDAFNAGYLGARISGALPLDAARAGHALAGWTVMRPGAIPDRDP comes from the coding sequence ATGCGCATCGTCCTGATCGGCGAGGCCATGCTGGAGCTGAGCCGGCGTGGCGAGGCGTGGCGGCTTGGCCATGGCGGAGACACGCTCAACACCGCGCTGCATCTGGCGCGGGCGGGGCATGATGTCGCGTACATGACCGCGCTGGGCAGCGATCCGTTCAGCGCCGATCTCGTCAAGGCGTGGCGCGGCGAAGGGCTGGATACCGGCCTGGTGCTGCGCCATCCCGACCGCGCGACCGGGCTCTATGCGATCAGCACCGACCCGCATGGCGAGCGCAGCTTTGCCTATTGGCGCGACACCAGCGCCGCACGTGCAATGTTCACGCTGCCCGGCGCAGAGCGCGCGCTCGAACAGGCGGCGCAGGCGGACATGATCGCGTTTTCGCTGATCACCCTAGCGGTCCTGCCGCGCGAGGGCCGCGAGGCGCTCCATGCGCTGGCCCGTTCGGTTCGGCAGCGCGGCGGCCAAGTGGCGTTCGACGGCAATTACCGCCCCCGGCTCTGGTCCGATCCCGGCGAGGCACGGGCAGAGCGCGACCACGCGATTGCGCTGGCGACAATCGGCCTGCCGACGCTCGACGACGAGCGCCTGCTGTCAGGCGAAGCCGAGGCGGCTCAGGTCGCCGCGCACTGGCAGCGGCTCGGCTGCGGCGAGACCGTGGTGAAGCTGGGCGAACAGGGTTGCCGTCTTGGCGATGGCACGATCATCCCGCCGCCTCAGGTGCTGCAGCCGGTGGATACCAGCGGCGCAGGCGATGCCTTCAATGCCGGCTATCTGGGCGCGAGGATCAGCGGAGCGCTCCCGTTGGACGCGGCCCGGGCCGGGCACGCGCTCGCCGGCTGGACGGTCATGCGGCCTGGCGCGATCCCCGACCGGGATCCCTGA